The Sporomusa termitida genome has a window encoding:
- a CDS encoding DDE-type integrase/transposase/recombinase: MKKNDLFKDGNNIIRVLEVKPDKILIIDCIKRTMPVWVESSVLDSFSGCTDEVLNEVMNFTAADIDALDADQRKAMYDRYTLIAPILPFIADERMRSKVIGSTAIEHNISKQTIRIYLCLYLVYMNITVLASRKRLDDDLELTQDEKNIRWALNKFFYTTKKQSLMTAYTMMLKEKYCDSMDVLSNAYPTFYQFRYFYRKTKKMQNFYISRDGLKSYQRNNRPLIGDGIQSFAPVIGVGMLDSTVCDIYLINDAGNLVGRPILTACIDAYSGLCCGYVLSWAGGVYSLRGLMLNIIADKAAWCKQFGISMNAEDWFCDKLPATLVTDMGSEYKSENFEQIAELGVKVINLPSYRPELKGMVEKFFDVIQATYKKHLKGKGVIEPDYQERGAHDYRKDACMTMTDFEKIILHCIIYYNSQRIIENFPYTEAMIAANVKPYASCIWNWGRSQMGANLIEVGTKELILTLLPRTTGKFSRFGLKVNKMRYHCDGYTEQYLKGGEATVAYNPEDVTSVWLLENGIYAKFTIIESRFEGKDLTAVQSLQIAQRDIAKGANQDNLQAQINLVRHIEAIAGSVRSSADVSVKNIQDNRKREQRKQHRNYMKGAKP, encoded by the coding sequence ATGAAGAAAAATGATTTGTTCAAGGACGGTAACAACATTATCAGGGTTTTAGAGGTAAAGCCTGACAAAATCCTCATTATCGACTGCATCAAAAGGACTATGCCCGTATGGGTGGAATCTTCGGTTTTGGATTCCTTCTCTGGCTGCACTGATGAAGTACTGAACGAGGTAATGAATTTTACTGCTGCTGATATTGATGCTTTGGATGCTGACCAGAGAAAAGCAATGTATGACCGTTACACGTTGATTGCACCGATCCTCCCTTTTATAGCGGATGAAAGAATGCGTTCTAAAGTTATCGGTTCCACTGCTATAGAACACAACATATCAAAGCAAACCATTAGGATCTATTTATGCCTGTATCTGGTCTATATGAATATAACAGTTCTTGCCTCAAGGAAGCGTCTGGATGATGATTTAGAGCTCACACAAGATGAAAAAAATATACGATGGGCTTTGAATAAATTCTTCTATACCACGAAAAAGCAATCTCTTATGACTGCTTATACCATGATGCTGAAAGAGAAGTATTGTGACAGTATGGATGTTCTGTCAAACGCATACCCGACTTTTTATCAATTTCGTTACTTCTATCGTAAAACAAAAAAGATGCAGAACTTTTATATTTCCAGAGACGGATTGAAGAGTTACCAGAGAAACAACAGGCCTCTTATTGGCGATGGTATACAATCGTTTGCTCCTGTCATTGGCGTTGGTATGCTGGATTCTACTGTATGCGATATTTACCTCATCAATGATGCTGGCAATCTTGTGGGCAGACCCATTCTAACGGCCTGTATTGACGCTTACAGTGGTTTATGTTGCGGGTATGTCCTATCATGGGCGGGTGGCGTGTATAGCCTTAGGGGGCTGATGTTGAACATTATAGCGGATAAAGCCGCTTGGTGTAAGCAGTTTGGTATTTCTATGAATGCAGAGGATTGGTTTTGTGACAAACTTCCTGCTACGTTGGTTACGGATATGGGGAGTGAATACAAATCTGAAAACTTTGAGCAAATTGCAGAGCTGGGCGTTAAAGTAATTAATCTCCCCTCGTATAGACCTGAATTGAAAGGCATGGTGGAAAAATTCTTTGATGTGATTCAGGCAACCTATAAAAAGCACCTGAAAGGAAAAGGTGTGATTGAGCCTGATTATCAAGAACGGGGAGCACATGATTACAGGAAAGATGCCTGCATGACCATGACGGACTTTGAGAAGATTATTCTTCACTGTATCATTTATTACAATTCCCAGCGGATAATTGAAAATTTCCCCTATACGGAAGCCATGATTGCCGCGAATGTGAAACCCTATGCAAGCTGTATCTGGAACTGGGGTAGATCCCAAATGGGAGCCAATTTAATTGAAGTAGGCACTAAAGAGCTTATTCTTACCCTTCTGCCGAGAACTACGGGTAAGTTCAGCAGGTTTGGCCTGAAAGTCAATAAAATGCGTTATCACTGTGACGGGTATACAGAGCAGTATCTTAAAGGCGGTGAGGCTACAGTTGCTTATAATCCAGAGGACGTTACTTCTGTATGGTTGTTGGAAAATGGAATATATGCCAAGTTTACCATTATTGAATCCAGATTTGAGGGTAAAGATTTGACTGCTGTACAGAGTTTACAGATAGCTCAGAGAGACATTGCCAAAGGAGCCAACCAGGATAATCTACAGGCTCAGATTAATCTTGTGCGGCATATTGAGGCAATCGCTGGCAGCGTCAGGAGCAGTGCCGATGTAAGCGTTAAGAATATCCAAGATAACCGCAAGCGTGAACAGCGTAAGCAACATAGAAACTATATGAAAGGAGCCAAGCCATGA